The Solanum pennellii chromosome 11, SPENNV200 sequence GTTTTATGATTTTGTATGCTTAAATTAGTCTTCCGCTTTAGTCATCCAGGATGAGGGTACATTGGAGACCAGTAATGGTCTTCAAGTGCCGAGGTGTAAGCTCGGGTCGTTAcagatattgtatatgtttggtATATGCTTGTTTTATAATGTTGTGGTTACTTATATATGTTCACTTAGTTGTAGCCGCATGAGTACAGTGTAGTTGTGTATTGATACTACAATTGGTCTTAATTTTGTTGAGTAGGGCATCTTTAGGTGTCTATTGACAGATCTCATTTAGAAGATCAATGATCGTttcaaattcaagggtgagctagcTCTTTCGGGTTGCCTTAAGTTCTCTTTTGTTTAAGTCCACTCTTTTTGGACTCAAACTATTGGTTAAGTTGTTGTTAGTTTTGGGGTTTTACCCTTTGTTCTTAGCTTTGTCTTTGGTAGAGTTTttgtacattgactttcaggttgtaggtatttaattatgtatttgTTTGTTAATTAAACTTGTTTTGTAACTTAATTGCCTTAGTTTTGATTTAGTTGCTTGGTTTGGTTGTATTAGTGGTTCTCCTACAAGATGGTTAGTCTGGGTGCCAATCACGGCGGTTTTGATCGTGATAAATTGGTATCAAAGCCCTAGGTTCATTGATATCATTGCACCAAAATGAGTCTAGTAGAATCTTGTGGAACAGTATGATTACGTCcatacttttcttcgagaggctataggaaaAACTCACTTCTTTCTACTCTTCCGTGCCATGATTTAaatccaatttttatttgggtgatacaaattggtatcattCTTCTTTCACTCTAAGGTCCGAACTAGAGCAACAAGAGTGGTAACACCATCGCAAGCAAGAGAGGATATGTATAGACCACCGACAGTTGAATAGGGTCACCATTTAGAACAAGTATCATTTTGCCTAGGATAGATGACCTTGTTGACCAATTGCAAGGTGCATCAattttctctaagattgatttgaagtCTGGTAACCATCTATTAAAGATAGATGCAGTTAAGAATTGGATTTGACCAAGTTTTGTGATTTAGAAGTTTTGTGGGGCTCGCCAGCCACTACTGTCGCTTATGGTATGAGTTGAGTCCAATTGGTATAACAATGGAGTGAAATAGATGTTGTAGTCCCGGCTGAAGGGacacaaacaaagaaaattgaaaattgagaaGGTTCCAATTAGTATGTGGCCCTAGGGGTGGTGTGAATGCATGCATGATCAGGAATGGTCATCCATGGagagaaataattaattaagaatttgGACTTCTCTGtgaattttattttggaaaattcGAATGTGTGTTGATCGTTATCTGAATTAACTGCGAATGTGAAGTTGTAATTGATAGAATGAGAAGAGGTGATTATGCGCACAATAAAATTAGTGTTTGAACTTTGATATGTACTAGTTGTTGAAGTTATGCAAGTTGTAAATACTTGAGTATCGCTAAACTCGTTATGAAAATAAGGTTTTGACTATGAATCATGTGAGTGTTTGGGTGTTTGAGTGTATCTTGAGAATGAGTGAGTTGTAGTGTTAAATGTAACTTAAGGGAAATTGTGGAACGTGTATCGTTAAGGTTGACTCGGGGCAACTAATGATTGTCCTAGCTATGGGGATTATTTCAAAGGTGCTAAGCAAAGCTGGAACCTTGGTGAGATTAGAGAAGATAGAAAACCCCCCAAATAAATTTACTTGAATTTTGGTCTCGTTAGAGCCGCTACAACtgtttaaaacatatataataaggaaaactatttaaaacatgatgtcaactcaaaatcataatataataggGACATACCATgcttcctctcaaagtctacttgtggaatgcatgaatgaagtctcataccctcatTCATAATAAGAATaaccccttgaggaaccatgtAAATTTatactgtgggagtttctctaaccgacaaccatcacttaatagctatagtgatgatacatcgtTATTAGACCCACGCTGCCCGatcatcctataccttgccgaGTAAAggacctgaactactaagtggattcACTAGTCTATTGTGAAAATGATTCATCTAAAAGGTATGACCCCTTTCTATCCATGAtggttacatggtttatggatCCTTGAAATTACTACGAACTCagatccccatatcggtgctcaatactactcccaaaaatatactagctcttttatgtttaaaaacatacttctttctgtgatttgagatatgTGCTCAAAAATTTAGTTCAAAGTgtatcttggaaatcaaagtttccccTCTTGTTTCATTTAGAAAGGgattactcttttctgaaaagtAGCccaaaggctctttggaaatctcagtttccgttcttatttaaatgtgaaaacattttaaatctctttgggaatacttattCGCCATATagttttttgaagaaaaaaactttaactttactctttactgaaCTAAAAACTtatgtcttaaaacaagttaaaacatttgtgaaagacttatgaaaaacattaagaacttatcttgacttaaatttttacttctcttgactttgatcttaactactcttgacttgactcttaattgATATTAACTTGACTCTAAACtgatcttgacttgactcttaactgatccttcaattgaattatggattcaaggattaaGATTTGTGTTTTGAAGGAtcgcatgttgtttaggaatcATTTTAGATAGCTAAGCATAAGAAAATACTGAAACTCAAGATTTGAAGGTGGGTCCGTGACGTggagaaatatttaattttttgttccaAAAACGTCTTTTGAGGCAGAACACCTCATGTAAGCACCGCAATGCGGagccaaaatttttaattcttggAACAGGTCGGCCGATGCACTCCCATGTCCAAATCTCGCCCGtcaaaatttcttcttcatttttcttcccCTATTCACCGAAActctgttctttttcttaaattacttttatatacatatacccAGTAAATGAACCTAAGAACATAAGTCAAAACGGCTCGATAATACGACATAACAAATTCAGCAACTCCTCAACTAAGGCAAATTCAAGAACAGTATAGGAATTCAAGAATATGAATCGAGATCATCAATATTCAAACACCTTCAGGATGaattcaaactaaaataaatatgtttggcACGTGGGAGAAAGATCCCAATGTTATGAGAGCCTCACATACCTGGTAGGGATCACCCCTGACGAAATCCATAATCAAACTAGAACCTTGGCGAATCTTGCTTCTTCTCCTCTTTCGTCCTCTTCTTTTATCTTCTCTCAAAATCCtgacttttttaataaaagtgcAAACTGACTACGATCAGATTAGACCGCAATTAATTacctaaaacaaaataaaacaattggataaggaaaagaccaaactaccctTTCAAAATTCGGATTTGGACATTTCCTTAATCCCGCagcccaacttccaaagggcataactcactcataaaAACTTGGAACCGAACAAATTAGCAGTATTGGAAAGTTCATTCCAAgatctttccaaccatatctggaaccatacctaactcatcatgagctaggagttatgatcgtttgaatTGACCAAAAGTTCACTTTAGCTTGCTTATATATTTTCAGATATCCTTATACTTTCCAAAAGTAACTCTTTCCATATTTTCAGTTTTTTCCTAGTTATTTTaaattgcgagatgttacaatatctcatACTTGGGAACATTTTTCCTAAAATGAGATTACTCTAACTAGGCTAAGAGTGTCACATCAATATACAATTTAAACACCCAACAAGCACAAAGCAATTCCAACATGCCAACTTAATATTAACGCGATGAAAAGGATTAGTACCTCAATTTGGAATTTCTCCGGATTCAAAGAAATGTGGATATATCTTATCCCAATCCTCTTCTCCTAAAGTAGCATCTCTAAAACTGATTTCTATACAGAACTTTGACTTGATGCTACTTCCTTTGTTCTTAACTTGTGAACTTCGCAATCTAGTCCTGAACTGAAATCTCCTCATAATATAACTTATCTCTGATCTCAATATCCTCAGTTGGTATGATAAGTGAGGTATCTCttatgcacttcttcaacatagagatgtGGAACACTAGATGGACTGTTGCTAACTCTGGtggtagctctaactcataagctacattgtcaatcctcttggatattttgtaaGGACCAATGTTCTGGGGATTAAGATTTTCTTTCttacaaaatttcattaaacccttcatgggtgaaacttttcAAGTGACTCAATCATCTACCTCCAACTCTAACTCCTTTCTCCTAACATCAATGTAGGATTTATGACGACTCTACGTTATTTCCAATCTCTCTTAAATGACTTTTATTTTCTCCATGATGAACTAACTCAGGTCCTATGAACCCTgtttcaccaacttcaaaccatccaaaaGGAGATCCGCATTTCTTTCTTGaagagcttcataaggagcTATTTGGATTCTACAATGGTAATTATTGTTGTAAGCAACTTAATGTAAGATATTTGATCATCCCAATTAACcatgaaatcaatcacacaatctaccttgatacctcaaaacATTTTCCTTGAATTCAAGAAAGATAAGGTATTGGTCTTTCTTGCCTTTTATctctgacactaatgatggCCCAGCCCCATTCATCACCACTATTCCACCTTTTGTGGAATCCATTAATCAAAATCCTAATAATAAAAGTCTATGCACCTCATATGCTAACTCTTTCTTACCTTACTAAAATGGGTGGTACTACCCATACACAACCTTCTTAAGGAATCGggaacaacattagccttaatTGGGTGGtaaatactcatgtcataatccttgagtaactctAACCACCTTTTCTGTTTGAGATTAAACTCTTGTGAACAGTGAAACACAAACACCATAAATATAATGACGCCATATTTTCAAAGCGAATACTACAACAACCAACTCTAAgttatgggttggataatttttctcatgtcTAGAgtcataagctataactttgtcATTCTCCATTAACACACAAGCAAAACCAACTCTAGATGAATCACAATGCACAATAAAACCCTGAGTACTTCCTGGTAAATTTAAAACTGGGCAGTAGtcaacttctttttcaattcctgaaagcttttcccaaaagcttcagaccattgaaattGAACTATCTTCTAAGTCAATTTGGtcaaataaaacccttatctagaaaaCCCTTCAATTGATCTTTCAACTCTGTTGTGTCATTCTCTATGACATAAATCCAGCTAGGAAGAGTATCTGGaatgatttctatgttgaagtctatctctctctcaGAGGGGACTCCGGGTAGATCGCTGGAAAATCTTTTACTACTGAACCTCAAACTGAATGGATGgaggtatctcaacactagagtcattaactcgaaCTAAATGATAGAAacaccccttagaaactaactttcttgccTTAAAGTATGAAAACGACCCTTAGACACCGCTGAGTTGCTTTTCCACTCGAACATTGGCTCATTTGGAATATTAGACTTGACTAATCGAGTTCTACTATCAATTGAGGCATAAAATGCGTGAAGTCAttccataccaagaatgacatcaaaatttaccatgtctaactcaattgAATCAgtcatggtactcttgtgattgacgaAAACGGGATAATTACGATAGGCTCTCTCTTGTAGAATGGATTCACCAATAGGTGTAGAAACATTGAATGGTTCACCTAAGTTGCTCAGGAATAATGTCAAAGTTCATTGCAACATATGGAGTTATAAAAGATAAACTCGCTCCTGGATATAACAAAGCATAAAtagtaaagtcaaagacttgaATTATATAACTGAGAACATCTGGCGAATCCTCTTGCTCTTGGAGATTGTTGATAGCATTCTAGTGGTTTGTTCCTCCGCTAGTATCGGAATTTTCCCCTCTAGGTGAAGCCCTGTCTGGTGGAGAACCTGAAGAAGATTGGACCTTATTGCTCTGATTTCCACTACCTTGCTTGTTATCAGGACACTCCCTCAGAAAATGATTACTATGACCCCTCTTGAAACAACCAATAAATCCTTTCTCACAATAAATATCTGAGTGGTTCtgccacacttagcacatgcaGGAGTGTTACGACCCTTTTGTGCCATATTATCTTGAGAAATGGCGGGTTTAGATCTGAAACTCTGGGAATTCTGACTATTGTACACACTTTTGGTTTTAGGTATAAGTGTAGTAGTAGATGGCAGGCTAGGTCCCTTATGTTTCTGTTTGAAAGAAGACCACTTCGTACTACTCTTTTGATGCATGAAATCATTGCCTAATGTCTTAGTCCTTTTATTCGTAAACCCTTCTTTATCTTTCAGCTCATCCTCCTCAACTTCTTGTACATGGATTATTAGCCTTGCTATGTCCATATCCCTTATCAACATTGTTGTCTTGCCTTCCTTGCTCGACTGATGAGACAACCCAACGATAAAAAAACTAATCATGCTCATCATGTAAACAACCATCTCCGGAGCTGCAGGAAAGTTGTGGGAACTTCAGACTGTACTCATGAACACTAATAAACTCTGGATTAGGGTTAGAACCTCCCTTAGTTTAGCCTCTCGTAACTCACAGGGAATGAAACGTCCCATGAGAGCATTCTTAAACATATCCCAACTCACTATCGGAGATTTCTGAGtcttattctttttctattgGTTGAACCAAACTGTAACGATACCCTTTAGTTCATATGTAGCCAATTCCACCctctcagcatcaacaacatacAATATCTCAAAACATTTCTGAAGTACTTCAACAAAGTTCTCGGGATCCTCTATGACACTTGAACCTGTGAAGTTTGGTGGATTCATCACTAAAAACTCATAGATCCTTGAAATATCAGCCACCTCATGTTGATTACCTCTTTGTCCAACTTGATGAGTCGCAACTTGACCTACATACGGATAGCTTCACGGAATTCAGCATGGGTAACTTatccttgaggttgcacttcaGGTGAATTTGGTAACTCTTGTTCCTCAACTCGCGAAGGCATGATTGTCTGAAAACATAGATCAAACTTAACAAACGAAATGAGTGTGAAAGAAGGGAGGTattttcctaaatgttgcagtCTTTTAATTATAGATGTGACACGTTTCACActgataactaggactctacagacacagcttcatagactccctatgactcttgaactttgtactctgatactaagtttgtaaagcccgagcctacaccctaggcgTGAgtggcactcgaagaccattgtggTCCCAAGTGAATCATTGGCCTGACTTACATACTATTTGAAAGACTTAAAGCATTATTTCAAAGATTAAAATGCACTTACTTAACTATTTAAAGGATAACTTAGAGtgttttttaaagataaaacattCAACTTAGCCATAATGAAAACTCAAGTCTTAGTACATAATAAATGTGTATGCAAATACTCAAAGGACTAAATATgattgtctatgaagcctctaaaaataactaagatggatgttggaaTAAAACCCataacatcctaatgaactaaactagaaaTATTGAATCCTACggagcaaggaggctcaccaacaaaCTCTAAACTACTCATTGGATAATCGATGCGCCGGAATGCCGATCCTAGTTATCTACGTCaacatcataatacgatgcaggccaaagtgacatcagtacattgaatgtacgactATGCGAGTTTGAATGCTAAAACAACATAGGATTGAAAAGGAttatgaaagaaacacttacctggactattctcaactcatgaatacttaactgaactcatttcattataaatcaGTTTagaacaagtgcaatataaagaaaaagaaaatatttaaaatatgatgtcaactcataatcataatataataagtacatatcatgcttcctctcaaagtgtacttgtgcaatgcatgcaTGAAGTCCAATACCCCCTTTCATTCTAAGCAGAACCCCTTGAAAAACTATGCAAATTActactgtgggagtttctctaacctaAAATCATCACTTAATAGCTATAGTGATAATACAACCTTATTAGAGTCACGCTGCCCGACCATTATACTTTACCGgagtataggacctgaactactatgtggatccactagtccattgtgaaaatgattcatttaaaaagtatgtCCTCTTTCTATTAATGatggatacatggtttatggataCTTTAATTAACTCGCATacccatattggtgctcaatactactcccaaaaatatactagctattttaggtttaaaaacatacttctttctatgatttgagattagtgcttaAAATACTTAGCataaaggctatcttggaaatcaaagtttctcaTTTTGCTTTATTTAGAAAGCaattactcttttctgaaaactagcccgatGGATCTTTGGAAATCTCGATTTtcgttcttatttaaatgtgaaaacattttaaatctctttgggaaaacttagtccccatatacttttttttgaagaaaagaacttcaactttactctttactgaactcaaaacttaagtcttaTAACAGGGTTAAAACTTTTGTGGAAGACTTTTGAAAAGCTTTAAGAACTTATAAACAATTTGACTTTTGACTTcttttgactttgatcttaattGTTCTTAACTTGaatcttaattttttctaatttaacttCTAACtgatccttgaattgaattatcgATTCAAGGATTAAGATTTGTGTTTGGAAGGATGTCATGTTGTTTAGGAATCATTTTAGATAGCTAAG is a genomic window containing:
- the LOC107003667 gene encoding uncharacterized protein LOC107003667 produces the protein MVVYMMSMISFFIVGLSHQSSKEGKTTMLIRDMDIARLIIHVQEVEEDELKDKEGFTNKRTKTLGNDFMHQKSSTKWSSFKQKHKGPSLPSTTTLIPKTKNIYCEKGFIGCFKRGHSNHFLRECPDNKQGSGNQSNKVQSSSGSPPDRASPRGENSDTSGGTNH